The genomic region CAGAGTTGGTCACTGAACTACTCGAGTATCAGCCTACAGAACAGCGCTTAACCCGTTTAGAGTCAACAGTGATGTATGCAGGTATAATTGTTGATACACGAAACTTTACATTACGTACCGGTTCACGTACATTTGATGCAGCGAGTTACTTGCGAGCACATGGTGCAGATACCATTTTGACACAACATTTCTTAAAAGATGATATCGAAACGTATATTAATCGTTCAGAATTGATTCGCACTGTTGAATTACAAGAACATGGTATTGCTATCGCACACGGCTCAGAAGATAAAATTTATCATCCTGTGACGGTTGCACAAGCTGCAGATGAGTTGTTAAGTTTAGATGGAGTGGAAGCATCCTACGTCATTGCTAAGCGTGAAGACAATTTGATTGGGATTTCAGCGCGTTCATTAGGTGGCTTTAATGTCCAATTAACGATGGAAGCACTTGGCGGTGGTGGGCATCTTACCAATGCAGCGACACAAATCAAAGATGTCACAGTTGAGAATGCTATCGAACAACTACAACAAGCAATTAAGGAACAACTTGATAGGAGTGACGAATCATGAAAGTAATATTCACACAAGATGTCAAAGGGAAAGGTAAAAAAGGAGAAGTAAAAGACGTGCCAGTAGGCTATGCTAAAAACTTCCTACTTAAACAAGGCGTTGCAGTTGAAGCAACACCAGGAAACCTTAAACAATTAGAACAAAAAAATAAACGTATCGAAAAAGAAAAGCAACAAGAGCTTGAAGATGCGAAAGCTTTAAAAGAAAAGTTAAAAGAACTTGAAGTAGAAGTCAAAGCTAAATCAGGTGAAGGTGGAAAGTTATTTGGTTCAGTAAGTACTAAACAAATTGCAGAAGCCTTAAATGACCAACATGGTATTAAACTTGATAAACGTAAAATGGACTTACCAAATGGTATTCATGGTTTAGGCTATACGAATGTGCCAGTGAAATTGCATAGAGATGTTGAAGGCACAATTCGTGTGCATACTATCGAAAAATAATAAAGACGGATAGTCATATGAATGGATGAAGCAGAAATCGGTGTTGATTACTGTTTCATCCATTTTTTAGATAAGATACATAAAGATAAAGTCATATTGATATATGAGTGGATTGTGTTAATATGATTAAGCAAAAA from Staphylococcus felis harbors:
- the rplI gene encoding 50S ribosomal protein L9, which encodes MKVIFTQDVKGKGKKGEVKDVPVGYAKNFLLKQGVAVEATPGNLKQLEQKNKRIEKEKQQELEDAKALKEKLKELEVEVKAKSGEGGKLFGSVSTKQIAEALNDQHGIKLDKRKMDLPNGIHGLGYTNVPVKLHRDVEGTIRVHTIEK